In a genomic window of Dolichospermum sp. DET69:
- a CDS encoding acyltransferase domain-containing protein, which yields MNALSENQVTSIVKKALNKIEELQAELDRLKYAQREPIAIIGMGCRFPGADTPEAFWKLLHNGVDAIQEMPKSRWDIDDYYDPTPATPGKMYTRFGGFLDQIAAFDPEFFRISTREAISLDPQQRLLLEVSWEALERAGLTGNKLTTQTGVFVGISESDYRDLIMRNGSDLDVYSGSGNCHSTASGRLSYYLGLTGPNLSLDTACSSSLVSVALAVKSLRQQDCDLALAGGVQIQVIPDGFIKACQSRMLSPDGRCKTFDVQADGYARAEGCGMVVLKRLSDAIADNDNILALIRGAAVNHDGYTSGLTVPSGPSQQAVIQQALADAGLHPDQISYIEAHGTGTSLGDPIEMGAIGQVFGQRSQPLVVGSVKTNIGHTEAAAGIAGLIKVVLSMQHGEIPANLHFDQPSPYIDWDQLPVSIPTETIPWSTSDRFAGVSSFGFSGTNSHIVLEAAPNIEQPTDDINQTPHILTLAAKTPAALQELARRYATQIETSPDVPLADICFTAHIGRKHFKHRFAVVTESQEQLRLQLEAFAQSGGGGREVKSLPKIAFLFTGQGSQYVGMGRQLYENQPTFRKALAHCDDILRAGAYFDRSLLSILYPEGKSEAIHQTAYTQPALFALEYAIAQLWHSWGIKPDIVMGHSVGEYVAACVAGIFSLEDGLKLIATRGRLMQSLPQDGTMVSFLASEARIQEAITPYRDNVSIAAINGTESVVISGKRTSVMAIAEQLATVGIKTRQLTVSHAFHSPLMTPILDEFRQVAASITYHQPKLLLVSNVSGKVAGPEITRPDYWVRHVREAVRFADGVRTLNEQGVNIFLEIGSTATLLGMALRVNEEDSTASKGTSSCYLPSLRESQKDCQQMFTSLGELYVHGYDIDWGAFNRGYQGRKVILPTYPFQRQRYWLPDSKLAQSSDLDTFQAQSSASSQNPSAVSTLLMEYLQAGDVQSLVGLLDDERKLSAAERIALPSILEFLVEEQQRQISSTTTPQTVLQKISQTSHEDRYEILKNLIKSEIETIIRSVPSDEQMFFDLGIDSLMAIELRNKLCSAIGLELPVAIVFDHPTIKQLTNFVLDRIVPQADQKDVPTESLFASKQEISVEEQSFAITKLGLSPASHSLHLPPWTVRPAVMADVTKLSQLEREAYGWIGEGAIAPPHLIADRINLLNSGDMPWFWVMERSGELGAWQVLQPTSVDPYTYGSWDEVTDQGRLQATFDPSGRNVYIVAGGSSNLPTVASHLMTLQSLLMLRETGRDTIFVCLAMPGYAKYHSQTGKSPEEYIALTDEDDIPMDEFIALSVYDWPVTPSFRVLRDGYPPDRDSGGHAVSTVFKLNDFDGAIEETYRRIIRHADVLGLERG from the coding sequence ATGAACGCTTTGTCAGAAAATCAGGTAACTTCTATAGTCAAGAAGGCATTGAACAAAATAGAGGAGTTACAAGCCGAACTTGACCGTTTAAAATACGCGCAACGGGAACCAATCGCCATCATTGGGATGGGCTGTCGCTTTCCTGGTGCAGACACACCTGAAGCTTTTTGGAAATTATTGCATAATGGGGTTGATGCTATCCAAGAGATGCCAAAAAGCCGTTGGGATATTGACGACTATTATGATCCCACGCCAGCAACACCCGGCAAAATGTATACACGTTTTGGTGGTTTTCTCGACCAAATAGCAGCCTTCGACCCTGAGTTCTTTCGCATTTCTACCCGTGAGGCAATCAGCTTAGACCCTCAACAGAGGTTGCTTCTGGAAGTGAGTTGGGAAGCCTTAGAACGGGCTGGGCTGACAGGCAATAAACTGACTACACAAACAGGTGTCTTTGTTGGCATCAGTGAAAGTGATTATCGTGATTTGATTATGCGTAATGGTTCTGACCTAGATGTATATTCTGGTTCAGGTAACTGCCATAGTACAGCCAGCGGGCGTTTATCTTATTATTTGGGACTTACTGGACCCAATTTGTCCCTTGATACCGCCTGTTCGTCCTCTTTGGTTTCTGTGGCATTGGCTGTCAAGAGCCTACGTCAACAGGATTGTGATTTGGCATTGGCGGGTGGTGTACAGATACAAGTGATACCAGATGGCTTTATCAAAGCCTGTCAATCCCGGATGTTGTCGCCTGATGGACGGTGCAAAACATTTGATGTCCAGGCAGATGGTTATGCCCGTGCTGAGGGGTGTGGGATGGTAGTTCTCAAACGCCTATCCGATGCCATTGCTGACAATGACAATATCCTGGCCTTGATTCGTGGTGCCGCAGTCAATCATGATGGCTACACGAGTGGCTTAACCGTTCCTAGTGGTCCCTCACAACAGGCGGTGATCCAACAGGCATTAGCGGATGCTGGACTACACCCAGATCAAATCAGCTATATTGAGGCACACGGCACAGGTACGTCCTTAGGCGATCCTATTGAAATGGGTGCGATTGGGCAAGTCTTTGGTCAACGCTCACAGCCACTTGTCGTCGGTTCGGTCAAGACGAATATTGGTCATACTGAAGCCGCTGCTGGCATTGCCGGTCTCATCAAGGTTGTACTCTCAATGCAGCACGGTGAAATCCCAGCAAACTTACACTTCGACCAGCCAAGTCCTTATATTGACTGGGATCAATTACCAGTCAGTATCCCAACAGAAACAATACCTTGGTCTACTAGCGATCGCTTTGCAGGAGTCAGTAGCTTTGGCTTTAGTGGCACAAACTCTCATATCGTACTAGAGGCAGCCCCAAACATAGAGCAACCTACTGATGATATTAATCAAACGCCGCATATTTTGACCTTAGCTGCAAAAACACCCGCAGCCCTGCAAGAACTGGCTCGGCGTTATGCGACTCAGATAGAGACCTCTCCCGATGTTCCTCTGGCGGACATTTGTTTCACAGCACACATAGGGCGTAAACATTTTAAACATAGGTTTGCGGTAGTCACGGAATCTCAAGAGCAACTGCGTTTGCAATTGGAGGCATTTGCACAATCAGGGGGTGGGGGGCGAGAAGTCAAATCGCTACCAAAGATAGCCTTTCTTTTTACAGGTCAAGGCTCACAGTATGTGGGAATGGGTCGTCAACTTTACGAAAACCAACCTACCTTCCGAAAAGCACTCGCCCATTGTGATGACATCTTGCGTGCTGGTGCATATTTCGACCGATCACTACTTTCGATTCTCTACCCAGAGGGAAAATCAGAAGCCATTCACCAAACCGCTTATACTCAGCCCGCGCTTTTTGCTCTTGAGTATGCGATCGCTCAGTTGTGGCACTCCTGGGGTATCAAACCAGATATCGTGATGGGGCATAGTGTAGGTGAATACGTCGCCGCTTGTGTGGCGGGCATATTTTCTTTAGAGGATGGGCTGAAACTAATTGCTACTCGTGGTCGTCTGATGCAATCCCTACCTCAAGACGGAACGATGGTTTCTTTTTTGGCAAGTGAAGCTCGTATCCAGGAAGCTATTACACCTTACCGAGATAATGTGTCAATCGCAGCGATAAATGGGACAGAAAGCGTGGTTATCTCTGGCAAACGCACCTCTGTGATGGCAATTGCTGAACAACTCGCCACCGTTGGCATCAAGACACGCCAACTGACGGTTTCCCATGCCTTCCATTCACCACTTATGACACCCATCTTGGATGAGTTCCGCCAGGTGGCAGCCAGTATCACCTATCACCAGCCCAAGTTGCTACTTGTCTCCAACGTCTCCGGGAAAGTGGCCGGCCCTGAAATCACCAGACCAGATTACTGGGTACGCCATGTCCGTGAGGCAGTGCGCTTTGCCGATGGAGTGAGGACGCTGAATGAACAAGGTGTCAATATCTTTCTGGAAATCGGTTCTACCGCTACCCTGTTGGGCATGGCACTGCGAGTAAACGAGGAAGATTCAACTGCCTCAAAAGGAACTTCGTCTTGCTACCTGCCCAGTTTACGGGAAAGCCAGAAGGATTGTCAGCAGATGTTCACTAGTCTGGGTGAGTTGTACGTACATGGATATGATATTGATTGGGGTGCATTTAATCGGGGATATCAAGGACGCAAGGTGATATTGCCAACCTATCCGTTTCAGCGACAACGTTATTGGCTTCCCGACTCTAAGTTGGCACAAAGTTCCGATTTAGATACCTTTCAAGCTCAGAGCAGCGCATCATCACAAAATCCTAGCGCGGTGTCCACTTTACTGATGGAATATTTGCAAGCAGGTGATGTCCAATCTTTAGTTGGGCTTTTGGATGATGAACGGAAACTCTCTGCTGCTGAACGAATTGCACTACCCAGTATTTTGGAGTTTTTGGTAGAGGAACAACAGCGACAAATAAGCTCAACCACAACTCCTCAAACAGTTTTACAAAAAATAAGTCAAACTTCCCATGAGGACAGATATGAAATATTGAAGAACCTGATTAAATCTGAAATCGAAACGATTATCAGAAGTGTTCCCTCTGATGAACAAATGTTTTTTGACTTAGGAATTGATTCCTTGATGGCGATCGAACTGCGTAATAAGCTCTGTTCTGCTATAGGGTTGGAACTGCCAGTGGCAATAGTATTTGACCATCCCACGATTAAGCAGTTAACTAACTTCGTACTGGACAGAATTGTGCCGCAGGCAGACCAAAAGGACGTTCCCACCGAATCCTTGTTTGCTTCTAAACAGGAGATATCAGTTGAGGAGCAGTCTTTTGCAATTACCAAGCTGGGCTTATCCCCTGCTTCCCACTCCCTGCATCTTCCTCCATGGACGGTTAGACCTGCGGTAATGGCAGATGTAACAAAACTAAGCCAACTTGAAAGAGAGGCCTATGGCTGGATCGGAGAAGGAGCGATCGCCCCTCCCCATCTCATTGCCGATCGCATCAATTTACTCAACAGTGGTGATATGCCTTGGTTCTGGGTAATGGAGCGATCAGGAGAGTTGGGCGCGTGGCAGGTGCTACAACCGACATCTGTTGATCCATATACTTATGGAAGTTGGGATGAAGTAACTGACCAAGGTAGACTGCAAGCAACCTTCGACCCAAGTGGACGCAATGTGTATATTGTCGCGGGTGGGTCTAGCAACCTCCCCACAGTAGCCAGCCACCTAATGACGCTTCAGAGTTTATTGATGCTGCGGGAAACTGGTCGTGACACAATCTTTGTCTGTCTGGCAATGCCAGGTTATGCCAAATACCACAGTCAAACAGGAAAATCACCGGAAGAGTATATTGCGCTGACTGACGAGGATGATATCCCAATGGACGAGTTTATTGCACTTTCTGTCTACGACTGGCCTGTTACCCCATCGTTTCGTGTTCTGCGAGACGGTTATCCACCTGATCGAGATTCTGGTGGTCACGCAGTTAGTACGGTTTTCAAGCTAAATGATTTCGATGGAGCGATCGAAGAAACATATCGTCGTATTATCCGCCATGCCGATGTGCTTGGTCTCGAAAGAGGCTAA
- a CDS encoding amidohydrolase family protein, translating into MNKKQVDTLLIHAHLFTMQGNGVGYIADGAIAVEGSRIVAVDSTEALLSQFEGNKTINAVNCAVLPGLIDAHIHTTCAILRGVAQDVTNWLMDATIPYALQMTPAVNIAGTRLSVLEGLKAGTTTFGDSETPYPLWGEFFKEIGVRAILSPAFNAFPLDWSAWKEGDLYPFDMKAGRRGMEEAVDFACAWNGAAEGRITTMLGLQAADMLPLEILHAAKEITQREGLMLHIHVAQGDRETEQIVKRYGKRPIAFLAEIGYLDEQLLAVHLTDATDEEVIQVAKSGAGMALCSGAIGIIDGLVPPAHVFRQAGGSVALGSDQACGNNCCNIFNEMKLTALFNKIKYHDPTIMPAWEVLRMATIEGARAIGLDHKIGSLEVGKEADLILVDLSSPNLSPTLLNPIRNLVPNLVYAASGHEVKSVMVAGKLLVEDYQVLTVDESAILAEAQVQAQQLCQRVTADPIHKKMVLMEAMAKGKL; encoded by the coding sequence ATGAATAAAAAACAGGTAGACACATTGTTAATACACGCTCATCTTTTTACTATGCAGGGAAATGGCGTGGGATATATTGCGGATGGGGCAATTGCGGTTGAGGGTAGCCGGATCGTAGCAGTTGATTCGACAGAGGCTTTACTGAGTCAGTTTGAAGGAAATAAAACAATTAATGCTGTAAATTGTGCGGTATTGCCTGGACTAATTGATGCTCACATACATACGACTTGTGCTATTCTGCGTGGAGTGGCACAGGATGTAACCAATTGGCTAATGGACGCGACAATTCCTTATGCACTTCAGATGACACCCGCAGTAAATATAGCCGGAACGCGCTTGAGTGTACTCGAAGGACTGAAAGCAGGAACAACCACATTCGGCGATTCTGAGACTCCTTACCCGCTCTGGGGAGAGTTTTTCAAGGAAATTGGGGTACGTGCTATTCTATCCCCCGCCTTTAACGCCTTTCCACTAGATTGGTCGGCATGGAAGGAGGGAGACCTCTATCCCTTCGATATGAAGGCAGGACGACGTGGGATGGAAGAGGCTGTGGATTTTGCCTGTGCATGGAATGGAGCCGCAGAGGGACGTATCACCACTATGTTGGGACTACAGGCGGCGGATATGCTACCACTGGAGATCCTACACGCAGCTAAAGAGATTACCCAACGGGAAGGCTTAATGCTGCATATTCATGTGGCCCAGGGAGATCGGGAAACGGAGCAAATCGTTAAACGATATGGTAAGCGTCCGATCGCATTTCTAGCTGAGATTGGCTACTTGGACGAACAGTTGCTCGCGGTTCACCTCACCGATGCCACAGATGAAGAAGTGATACAAGTAGCCAAAAGTGGTGCTGGCATGGCACTCTGTTCGGGCGCTATTGGCATCATTGACGGTCTTGTTCCGCCCGCTCATGTTTTTCGACAAGCAGGCGGTTCCGTTGCGCTCGGTTCTGATCAAGCCTGTGGCAACAACTGTTGTAACATCTTCAATGAAATGAAGCTGACCGCCTTATTCAATAAAATAAAATATCATGATCCAACCATTATGCCAGCGTGGGAAGTCTTACGGATGGCGACCATTGAAGGAGCGCGGGCGATTGGTTTAGATCACAAGATTGGCTCGCTGGAAGTGGGCAAAGAAGCCGACTTGATCTTAGTAGACCTCAGTTCCCCTAACCTCTCGCCCACCCTGCTCAACCCTATTCGTAACCTTGTACCTAACTTGGTGTATGCTGCTTCAGGACATGAAGTTAAAAGCGTCATGGTGGCGGGAAAACTTTTAGTGGAAGACTACCAAGTCCTCACGGTAGATGAGTCCGCTATTCTCGCTGAAGCGCAAGTACAAGCTCAACAACTCTGCCAACGTGTGACCGCTGACCCCATTCACAAAAAGATGGTGTTAATGGAAGCGATGGCTAAGGGTAAATTATAG
- a CDS encoding 2OG-Fe(II) oxygenase encodes MTIYENKLSSYQKNQDAIISAKELEEWHLIGLLDHSIDAVIVPNYFLEQECITISERIKKSQYFHAYPGHPSVSRLGQELFECGESEIELAKQQEKALTLIKEMRRLVHPYISPIDRLRIELDDIWRCGCNLAKLGDKKVFAGVVREHQEDSPGQPHCDVMGWGFLESYKDKPNLINNIAANVYLKMPESGGETILWDEWPTQSEYKNGEYSIVHNTDVPDSVSFDSTKIAQPKLEIQPNQGDLILFNSMRIHAVKKIETGVRMTWGCLIGYSGTDKPLVIWT; translated from the coding sequence ATGACCATATATGAAAATAAGTTGAGTAGTTATCAAAAAAATCAAGATGCCATAATATCTGCAAAAGAACTCGAAGAATGGCATTTAATTGGACTTCTAGACCATTCAATAGATGCGGTAATAGTACCGAATTATTTTCTTGAGCAAGAGTGTATTACAATTTCAGAGCGAATCAAAAAGAGTCAATATTTTCATGCTTATCCCGGTCACCCATCAGTTAGTCGCTTGGGACAAGAACTGTTTGAATGTGGTGAAAGTGAGATCGAATTAGCAAAGCAGCAAGAAAAAGCACTCACATTAATTAAAGAAATGCGGAGGCTGGTACATCCATATATAAGTCCAATTGATAGGCTGAGAATTGAACTTGATGATATTTGGAGATGTGGCTGTAATTTAGCGAAACTTGGTGATAAAAAAGTATTTGCTGGGGTAGTTAGAGAGCATCAAGAGGATAGTCCCGGTCAACCACATTGTGATGTAATGGGATGGGGTTTTCTCGAATCCTATAAAGATAAACCGAATCTCATCAATAACATTGCGGCAAATGTATATTTGAAAATGCCTGAATCAGGGGGAGAAACAATACTCTGGGATGAATGGCCAACCCAAAGCGAATACAAAAATGGTGAATATAGTATAGTACATAACACAGATGTTCCAGATAGTGTTAGTTTTGATAGCACAAAAATCGCACAACCAAAACTTGAGATCCAACCGAACCAGGGAGATTTAATTCTCTTCAATTCCATGAGAATTCATGCGGTGAAAAAGATAGAAACTGGTGTACGTATGACATGGGGATGTTTGATTGGATACTCTGGAACTGATAAACCGCTTGTTATTTGGACTTAA
- a CDS encoding MATE family efflux transporter has product MSLTFPSQYDFIPRYFRLALTNVLSNIMVPLANLVSIMFLGHLSEIHYLAGVALAGNLLNFLYFVLSFLRMGTTAVTAQAVGRDDREGVLLAGLLNGLIALVLGVAIILLQYPLGVLGFSILDVAPEVKSSAQAYFNTQSWGAPAILLNFVLLGWFLGREKNGLVVLLSVVGNAANIALDYLFIIHLDWSSMGAGVASAASQYLTLLVGLFFVCKEIPWQEVKELAGKIWDIKAIRSTLTLNGNIFVSNLVCMFTALTFNYEGAQMGTIIYAQNALLLQIWALSIYIVEGLGFCTETLAGNFKGKGATEQLAPLAKVSVGMALLVSLVFGGACWLFPDDVFGLLTNHAEIIENIDIFIPWLVLVLVCNSVCCILCGYFLGLAQGHTLRNVNLIAFGVGFLPADVAAVKFESNHILWLAFFLFNAIGMLMFGAQLPKTFESVVENDSVSIPALEASRALTLTIEKTSQQMVAEKLEVGTD; this is encoded by the coding sequence ATGAGCCTGACGTTTCCAAGCCAGTATGACTTTATACCCCGCTACTTCCGACTAGCTCTTACCAACGTCCTATCGAATATTATGGTACCACTGGCTAATTTAGTCAGTATCATGTTCTTAGGTCATCTTTCGGAAATCCACTACCTAGCTGGAGTAGCCCTTGCTGGAAACCTGCTTAACTTTCTCTACTTTGTTTTATCGTTTTTACGAATGGGTACCACTGCGGTAACAGCACAAGCAGTCGGACGAGATGACCGAGAGGGCGTACTGTTGGCGGGACTGCTTAATGGTTTAATTGCTCTGGTGTTGGGGGTGGCGATCATACTGTTACAGTACCCGTTGGGGGTGTTGGGGTTTTCTATACTAGATGTCGCCCCAGAGGTGAAGTCTTCAGCTCAAGCGTATTTTAACACCCAGAGTTGGGGAGCGCCTGCCATTTTGCTCAACTTTGTCCTGCTTGGCTGGTTTCTGGGACGGGAAAAAAATGGCTTAGTTGTGTTGTTGTCGGTTGTGGGCAATGCTGCCAATATCGCACTCGACTACTTGTTTATTATCCACTTAGACTGGTCGAGCATGGGGGCAGGAGTAGCTTCTGCTGCAAGTCAATATCTCACCCTATTGGTGGGATTGTTTTTTGTCTGCAAAGAAATCCCGTGGCAAGAGGTAAAAGAATTAGCTGGAAAAATTTGGGACATAAAAGCTATACGCTCCACCTTAACTCTCAATGGAAACATCTTTGTCAGCAATTTAGTTTGTATGTTTACCGCCTTAACGTTTAACTACGAAGGGGCACAAATGGGGACAATTATCTACGCTCAAAATGCCTTGCTCTTACAGATATGGGCTTTGAGCATCTACATTGTTGAAGGATTGGGATTCTGTACAGAAACTCTGGCAGGAAATTTTAAAGGGAAAGGAGCCACAGAACAGTTAGCACCTCTGGCAAAAGTTTCTGTGGGAATGGCTCTGCTAGTGAGTCTGGTTTTCGGCGGAGCGTGTTGGCTATTTCCCGATGATGTTTTTGGGTTGTTAACCAACCACGCAGAAATTATTGAGAATATTGATATTTTTATTCCCTGGTTGGTACTTGTCCTAGTATGCAATTCAGTATGTTGCATACTATGTGGGTACTTCTTGGGTTTGGCTCAAGGGCATACTCTCCGCAATGTTAACTTAATCGCGTTTGGTGTAGGATTTTTACCTGCGGATGTAGCCGCTGTTAAATTTGAGAGTAACCATATCTTGTGGTTGGCTTTCTTTTTGTTCAACGCCATTGGAATGCTGATGTTTGGGGCACAGTTACCTAAGACATTTGAGAGTGTAGTTGAGAATGATAGTGTATCTATTCCAGCTTTAGAAGCTTCTCGTGCCTTGACTTTGACTATAGAAAAAACCAGTCAACAGATGGTAGCTGAAAAATTGGAGGTAGGGACGGATTAA
- a CDS encoding amidohydrolase family protein, which translates to MNLITTKKQVDTLVIHAHLFTMQGNGVGYIADGALAVEGSRIVAVDSTEALLSHFEGRKVIESANCAVLPGLINAHVDTSLVLMRGAAQDVTNWLMDATMPYFAHMTPVASMAATRLRVVEELKAGTTTFCDNKIISPLWGEFFDEIGVRASLAPMFDALPLEMPPLQDGELYPFDIKAGRRAMAEAVDFACGWNGAAEGRITTMLGMYSPDMMPLEMLRAAKEIAQREGLMLHFHVAQGDRETEQIVKRYGKRPIAFLAEIGYLDEQLLAVHLTDATDEEVIQVAKSGAGMVLCSGMIGTIDGIVPPAHVFRQAGGPVALGSSYNNIFHEMKLTALFNKIKYHDPTIMPAWEVLRMATIEGARAIGLDHKIGSLEVGKEADLILIDLSTPNLSPTLLNPIRNLVPNFVYAASGHEVKSVMVAGKLLLEDYQVLTVDESAIIAEAQLQAQQISQCVASDPIHKKMVLMEAMARGQL; encoded by the coding sequence ATGAATCTTATAACAACAAAAAAACAGGTAGATACATTAGTGATACACGCTCATCTCTTTACCATGCAGGGAAATGGTGTGGGATATATTGCAGATGGGGCACTTGCGGTTGAGGGTAGCCGTATTGTAGCAGTTGATTCGACGGAGGCTTTGCTGAGTCATTTTGAGGGCAGAAAGGTTATTGAGTCCGCGAATTGTGCCGTCTTGCCTGGGCTGATTAATGCTCACGTAGACACAAGTTTGGTGCTGATGCGTGGGGCGGCGCAAGATGTAACTAATTGGCTAATGGACGCGACCATGCCTTATTTTGCTCACATGACACCCGTGGCGAGTATGGCTGCAACACGCTTAAGGGTGGTAGAAGAGTTGAAAGCAGGCACAACAACATTCTGTGACAATAAAATTATTAGCCCCCTGTGGGGCGAATTTTTCGATGAAATTGGTGTACGGGCTAGTTTAGCTCCTATGTTCGATGCACTCCCACTGGAGATGCCACCGCTTCAAGACGGGGAGCTTTATCCCTTCGATATCAAGGCGGGACGGCGGGCGATGGCAGAGGCTGTGGATTTTGCCTGTGGGTGGAATGGGGCAGCAGAGGGGCGTATCACTACCATGTTAGGAATGTATTCGCCAGATATGATGCCGCTTGAGATGCTACGCGCAGCCAAAGAGATTGCTCAACGGGAAGGCTTAATGCTGCATTTTCATGTAGCGCAGGGAGATCGGGAAACGGAGCAAATCGTTAAACGATATGGTAAGCGTCCGATCGCATTTCTGGCTGAAATTGGCTACTTGGATGAACAATTGCTGGCAGTTCACCTGACAGATGCCACCGATGAAGAGGTGATACAAGTAGCCAAAAGTGGCGCTGGCATGGTACTGTGTTCGGGAATGATTGGCACTATTGACGGTATCGTGCCGCCCGCTCATGTCTTTCGGCAAGCAGGCGGACCCGTTGCGCTAGGCAGCAGCTACAATAATATTTTCCATGAGATGAAGCTGACCGCCTTATTCAACAAAATAAAATATCACGATCCAACCATTATGCCGGCTTGGGAAGTCCTGCGTATGGCTACCATCGAAGGAGCGCGGGCGATTGGTTTAGATCACAAGATTGGCTCTCTTGAAGTTGGCAAAGAAGCCGACCTGATCTTAATAGACCTCAGCACCCCTAACCTCTCACCCACCCTGCTTAACCCCATTCGTAACCTTGTACCTAATTTCGTGTACGCTGCTTCAGGACATGAAGTTAAAAGTGTCATGGTGGCGGGAAAACTGTTATTAGAAGACTACCAAGTCCTCACAGTAGATGAGTCTGCTATCATTGCTGAAGCACAATTGCAAGCCCAACAGATTTCTCAATGCGTAGCATCTGACCCTATCCACAAAAAAATGGTGCTGATGGAGGCGATGGCAAGGGGTCAATTGTAG
- a CDS encoding polysaccharide biosynthesis C-terminal domain-containing protein, with translation MAIALIVFAQPVMSLFGAEFAVAHWQLRILVFGQLINACYGPVWYLMRMTGHQRKSLVVFGSSACLNAVLNAIAIPRYGATAAAVTTALTMILWNIWLGHLVIKHIAIYPSIFHNVLGKMLGKKYADTIPPTDLS, from the coding sequence ATGGCGATCGCCCTCATCGTCTTCGCCCAACCCGTGATGAGCCTGTTCGGTGCAGAGTTTGCTGTGGCTCATTGGCAACTGCGTATTCTTGTTTTTGGGCAACTGATCAATGCCTGCTATGGACCTGTGTGGTACTTAATGAGGATGACAGGTCATCAACGGAAATCCCTAGTGGTCTTCGGCTCTAGTGCGTGTCTAAATGCTGTCTTGAATGCGATCGCCATTCCCCGCTACGGGGCAACAGCTGCTGCTGTCACCACCGCATTAACCATGATTTTGTGGAATATCTGGTTAGGGCATTTGGTCATTAAACATATTGCCATCTACCCTTCTATTTTTCATAACGTACTGGGGAAAATGCTGGGTAAAAAGTATGCCGATACCATCCCTCCAACTGACTTGTCATGA
- a CDS encoding sulfotransferase, producing the protein MQEKRIAMWSVPRSLGTVLLQAWSSRPDTVVFDELLSFPYLFIKGKDMGFTWTDLDSSQMPHADWRSVIDLLKAPLPEGNLRSVIDLLKAPLPEGKSICYQKHQAYHLIEETMGLEWILPFSNCFLIRQPKEMLLSFHKIVPHFTFEETGWIELKRLFDYVHQTSGVIPPVIDAHDLLNDPRRMLSKLCQVVGVEFTETMLSWPPMSVELNEKLAPWYSTVASSTHFHSYQHKNKSLPLYLVDICKRCDEIYQELYQFRLY; encoded by the coding sequence ATGCAAGAAAAACGAATCGCAATGTGGTCTGTGCCACGAAGTTTGGGTACAGTGCTGCTACAAGCCTGGTCGAGTCGGCCAGATACCGTAGTCTTTGATGAACTTCTCTCCTTTCCCTATCTCTTTATCAAAGGGAAAGATATGGGCTTTACTTGGACAGACCTTGATTCTAGCCAAATGCCCCACGCAGATTGGCGATCCGTCATCGATCTGTTAAAGGCTCCCCTGCCTGAAGGGAATTTGCGATCCGTCATCGATCTGTTAAAGGCTCCCCTGCCTGAAGGGAAATCAATTTGCTATCAGAAGCATCAAGCGTATCATTTAATCGAAGAGACCATGGGGCTTGAGTGGATATTGCCCTTCAGCAACTGCTTTCTGATTCGCCAACCCAAAGAAATGCTCTTATCTTTTCATAAGATTGTGCCACATTTTACCTTTGAAGAAACAGGCTGGATCGAATTAAAACGGCTGTTTGACTATGTACATCAAACGAGCGGAGTAATCCCGCCTGTCATAGATGCACACGACTTGCTGAACGATCCGCGGAGAATGCTCTCCAAGCTTTGTCAGGTTGTAGGGGTTGAGTTTACCGAGACAATGCTCAGTTGGCCCCCTATGTCGGTCGAGTTGAACGAAAAACTAGCGCCTTGGTACAGCACCGTAGCAAGTTCTACGCATTTTCACTCGTATCAGCATAAAAATAAGTCGTTGCCGCTATATCTTGTCGATATTTGTAAACGCTGCGATGAAATATATCAGGAATTATATCAATTTCGACTTTATTAG